The window TTCCTGTAATGAAATTAGTTGGAATGCCATGTTGCCCAAATGATGCTGCAAGAGAAATTCAGCAAGTTTCTAAGTATATTTCCGACAAAAAAGGTGGCGAAGGTTGTGTACGTGATGTTATTGAACAAATTATGCGCGTTCAAGGAAAATGGAACGGAAATTTTGATGCCAAATATGACTAAAAACGTGTAATCGTTGAATTGTTTATTTATGTGGTTTTTGAGTCTAAATAAACATTCTGTCACTTCGAGTGGTTTTTCTGAAGAATGAAGAAAAATTGTATCGAGAAGTCTCACTAAAAAAATGGAATGATTTTTGAAATTATTCAACAATAAAGCCTCTTATAATGAAAAAACACCTCTTAACACTTTTAGTTTTTACACTAACATTTTCTGTAAACGCACAAACCATATTTGGTAAATGGGAAAATAGGGATGAAGAAACTAATAAAGTAGATTCTGTTATTGAAGTCTATGAGAAAAACGGAAAAGCTTATGCAAAAATTATTGAGATTACAGATATAACTCACAAAAATGATATTTGTATTGAATGTAAAGGCAAACTTAAAAATGAACCTATTCTTGGAATGCACATTCTAAACGGATTAAAAAATAAAGGTGATGAATGGAGCGGAGGAAAAATTTTAGATCCAAAAAATGGAAAAGAATACAAATGTTATATTAAATTAGAAAACAAGAACAAACTAAAAATACGTGGTTATATTGGTTTTGCTGCTTTTGGTAGAACTGCATATTGGTATCGTAAAAAATAGTGCTCAGTTTTAAATTATTAATTTTTAGTTACTTAAAACTAAAAATTTAATTTTTCTTCTCCAACATTGGTACAAAAGCAAAATCTCCAAGTTCGTGTTTTTCGAATTCTTTTGGTGATTTTCTAATAAAGAGCGTCATTATTTGTGTGGTATCTCCAACAGGAATTAACAACTTACCTCCTACTTTTAATTGACTTAACAACGGTTTTGGCACAAATGGTGCACCAGCTGTTACTATGATTTTATCGAAAGGAGCTTGTTCTGGTAAACCTTTATAGCCATCTCCAAAAATTAATTTCTTTGCTCTATAGCCTAATTTTGGTAAGAACAAAGATGTTTTCTTAAACAATTCTCGTTGTCTTTCTATGGAATATAATTCTGCTCCCAACTCCAACAAAACAGCTGTCTGATAACCCGAACCTGTACCAATTTCTAAGACTTTATCGCCTGGTTTTACTTCTAAAGTTTGCGATTGAAATGCAACTGTATAAGGTTGAGAAATGGTTTGATCTGCAACTATAGGAAATGCTTTGTCTTGATAAGCATGTGCTTCGAAACTAGAATCTATAAATAGGTGTCTAGGAATCTGTTTGATAGCTTTCAAAACTTTTTTATCGGTAATTCCTTTGGCTTCTAACACAGCAGCTAACTGATTTCTAAGTCCTTGATGTTTTGCAGTATCTTTCATATTTGTGAAGTTAAAAATAGTAATTAATCTAAATAAATTACTCGATAATTGAGATTAATTAATAATAATTTTCAATCCTGTTTAACTACTAATTTCTTTTTAAGACTCCACAAGTTTCTTTATAAGAAATATGCTATAAAATTGTATCTTTGTTTTCGTTGGTTTTTTTCAGAAAAACCAATTAAAAAACAATCAATAAAATACTTTTTATATGTTAAAAGCAGGCGTTTTAGGAGCTGGTCATTTAGGTAAAATTCATCTTCGTTTATTAAATCAATCAGAAAAATATGAGTTAGTAGGTTTTTATGATCCATTTACTGAAAATGCAGAAAAAGTTGCTAAAGAATTTGGTTATAAATTGTTTTCTTCAGTAGAAGATTTAATTGACGCTGTAGATATTGTTGATATTGTAACTCCTACACTATCGCATTTTGATTGCGCAAAACAAGCCATAGAAAAAGGGAAACATATTTTTATAGAAAAACCAATTACTAATACGTTGCAAGAGGCTGAAGCTATTAGAACGTTAGCAAGCCAAAAACATATTCGTGGTCAAGTTGGTCATGTAGAGCGTTTTAATCCTGCTTTTATTGCCGCTAAAGATAAGATTGAAACTCCTATGTTTATTGAATGTCATCGATTGGCAGAATTTAATCCGCGTGGAACCGATGTTCCTGTTGTGTTGGATTTAATGATACATGATATTGATATTATTTTATCGGTAGTAAAATCTAAAGTGAAAAATGTACACGCAAGCGGAATTTCAGTTATTTCTGAAACTCCAGATATTGCAAATGCAAGAATTGAGTTCGAAAATGGTTGTGTAGCCAACTTAACGGCAAGCCGAATTTCTATGAAAAATATGCGTAAAACACGTTTTTTTCAGAAGGATGCTTACATTTCTGTTGATTTTCTTGAGAAAAAATCTGAGGTTGTAAAAATGAAAGACGCTCCTGAAAATCCTGGTGAATTTGCCATGATTTTACAAAATGCTGAAGGTGTTAAAAAACAAATCTATTTTGAAAACCCAACAGTTACACCAAACAATGCAATTTTAGATGAACTAGAATCTTTTGCTGATGCTGTAAATAATAATACTGTTCCTGTGGTTTCTTTAACTCAAGGAACGGAAGCACTTAGAGTTGCACAAATGATTATTGATTGTTTTTAGAAAAGTTAGAAGAAGGAAGTATGGAGAAGGAAGGAAGTTAGCAAGTACGTGCGTTAGGGATTGAAACAGCATCCTTTTTTGAAGAATGAAAAAAAGATATAGTGGAAAGCCCGTTAAAACGCCCATATTTCGACTACACTCAATACAAGAAAAATATTAAAAATAAAATACATATAAAATGAAAAACATAGCTGTTATTGGAGCTGGAACAATGGGAAATGGAATTGCGCACACGTTTGCTCAATTTGATTATAATGTTCAATTAATTGATATTTCGCAAGCGAGTTTAGATAGAGGAATTGCAACGATTACCAAGAATTTGGATAGAATGGTTGCGAAAGAAAAAATTTCTGAAACCGATAAAAACAGAACTTTAGGAAATATTACTACCTACACTTCTATAAAAGAAGGTGTGCAAAATGCTAATTTGGTGGTAGAAGCTGCTACTGAAAATGCAGATTTAAAAGGTAAAATTTTTAAAGAATTGGATGAAGTTTGTCCTGCTGATACAATTTTAGCTACAAATACTTCTTCAATTTCTATTACTCAAATTGCGGGTGTTACTAAAAGACCTGAGTTGGTAATTGGAATGCATTTTATGAATCCTGTACCAATTATGAAATTGGTTGAAATTATTAGAGGTTATAATACTTCTGATGAAACAATGGATTTTATTGTTGATTTGACCAAAAAAATTAATAAAATTCCGGTTGAAGTAAATGATTATCCTGGTTTTGTGGCAAACCGTATTTTAATGCCAATGATTAACGAGTCTATAGAAACACTTTACAACGGAGTTGCTGGTGTTGCAGAAATTGATACTGTTATGAAATTAGGAATGGCACATCCGATGGGACCTTTACAATTAGCTGATTTTATTGGACTTGACGTTTGTTTGTCTATCTTAAATGTAATGTATGATGGATTTAAGAATCCGAAATATGCGCCTTGTCCATTATTAGTAAACATGGTGAATGCTGGTAAATTAGGTATAAAGTCTGGTGAAGGTTTTTATGATTATTCTGAAAGTAGAAAAGCTGAGAATGTTGCAAAAATGTTCTCTTAATACTTATATATTATTATTGATTTTTGTCTGTATGATTTCTTATTCATACGGACAAGAATCTAACAAAAGTAAGTTCTCTCCATATAAAATTGGCTTGCTTTTTAATCATGCAAACGAAAAGAATTTTCTGTTTGATGATAAAGATTACTCTTATCAAACCAATACTTATAAAGCACAACTATTTTACAAATTAGGTTCTTGGAAGCAACTTAATTTTGAATTGATTGCACAACCTCAAATTCAGTTTTTACGTCATAAATTATTAAATCCATCTTTTGTACAACCAAGATATGGAGACAATTATTTGGAGTTACGTGAAATATACGTAAAAAGAAAAGCTATGAATTTATATAGTTTAGAGTTTGGGTTGGGTATAAAAAAACAACTCACTACTAAACTAGACACACAGTTTACAATTGGACTTGGGTTTTCTTATATTGATACAGAAACGGAGCGTTTAGCAAAAGGGTTTACGTTTATAGAAAACTTTTCTTTAGGTTTTAATTACCAAACCTCAACTAGAACTTTTATCTATTTAGGAAGTAACTTTGGACATGTTTCTAACCTTAATTTTGAATTACCTAACGACG of the Tenacibaculum todarodis genome contains:
- a CDS encoding DUF2147 domain-containing protein, producing MKKHLLTLLVFTLTFSVNAQTIFGKWENRDEETNKVDSVIEVYEKNGKAYAKIIEITDITHKNDICIECKGKLKNEPILGMHILNGLKNKGDEWSGGKILDPKNGKEYKCYIKLENKNKLKIRGYIGFAAFGRTAYWYRKK
- a CDS encoding protein-L-isoaspartate(D-aspartate) O-methyltransferase, encoding MKDTAKHQGLRNQLAAVLEAKGITDKKVLKAIKQIPRHLFIDSSFEAHAYQDKAFPIVADQTISQPYTVAFQSQTLEVKPGDKVLEIGTGSGYQTAVLLELGAELYSIERQRELFKKTSLFLPKLGYRAKKLIFGDGYKGLPEQAPFDKIIVTAGAPFVPKPLLSQLKVGGKLLIPVGDTTQIMTLFIRKSPKEFEKHELGDFAFVPMLEKKN
- a CDS encoding Gfo/Idh/MocA family protein translates to MLKAGVLGAGHLGKIHLRLLNQSEKYELVGFYDPFTENAEKVAKEFGYKLFSSVEDLIDAVDIVDIVTPTLSHFDCAKQAIEKGKHIFIEKPITNTLQEAEAIRTLASQKHIRGQVGHVERFNPAFIAAKDKIETPMFIECHRLAEFNPRGTDVPVVLDLMIHDIDIILSVVKSKVKNVHASGISVISETPDIANARIEFENGCVANLTASRISMKNMRKTRFFQKDAYISVDFLEKKSEVVKMKDAPENPGEFAMILQNAEGVKKQIYFENPTVTPNNAILDELESFADAVNNNTVPVVSLTQGTEALRVAQMIIDCF
- a CDS encoding 3-hydroxyacyl-CoA dehydrogenase family protein, with amino-acid sequence MKNIAVIGAGTMGNGIAHTFAQFDYNVQLIDISQASLDRGIATITKNLDRMVAKEKISETDKNRTLGNITTYTSIKEGVQNANLVVEAATENADLKGKIFKELDEVCPADTILATNTSSISITQIAGVTKRPELVIGMHFMNPVPIMKLVEIIRGYNTSDETMDFIVDLTKKINKIPVEVNDYPGFVANRILMPMINESIETLYNGVAGVAEIDTVMKLGMAHPMGPLQLADFIGLDVCLSILNVMYDGFKNPKYAPCPLLVNMVNAGKLGIKSGEGFYDYSESRKAENVAKMFS
- a CDS encoding acyloxyacyl hydrolase produces the protein MISYSYGQESNKSKFSPYKIGLLFNHANEKNFLFDDKDYSYQTNTYKAQLFYKLGSWKQLNFELIAQPQIQFLRHKLLNPSFVQPRYGDNYLELREIYVKRKAMNLYSLEFGLGIKKQLTTKLDTQFTIGLGFSYIDTETERLAKGFTFIENFSLGFNYQTSTRTFIYLGSNFGHVSNLNFELPNDGYNVLGIEVGFSYLLQ